TATGCTTAGCCGATAACTCGCTTTTCTTCAGCCAAGCTAGGCCGCCCGCTTTATCCCGCACCCTTGCCCAGTCACCTTGCTCAGCAAGTAGCTCAAGTGGCATGCCTTTGCTGACTAGAAAAAGCTTTTTTGCTTCATTGCTTGGGGCTTCAGATAACACAGTGCCATGGCGAGCCACAGAACGATACTCAAGCGCAAAGGCCGCGTTGGCCGATAAAACCAACGCAGCGATCACACTCAGTTTAATGAGTGGTTTGTGCATTCGCGGCCTGCTCTTCTGCTTGCTGACGTTGTTGCAAGTAGATTGCTTCAAAATTAATCGGTTGCAACATCAGTGGTGGAAAGCCAGCGCGCGTTGTTAAGTCAGATACCGCTTCGCGAAGGTAAGGGAACAGAATACTTGGGCAGCCAATGCCTAATAGCGGATCCATTTCACCTTCAGGAACATTTTCAATATTAAATAAACCGTTTTGGGTTACTTCAACTAAGAAAATCGTGCGGTCTTCCACTGTTGCTTGTGCAGTGACAGTCAGTGACACTTCAAAAAAGCCATTGTCAAAGCTGCGAGCTTGATTACGGAACTGAATATTAAATTCAGGCTCAGCTTGTTCTAAAAAGGCTTGTGGTGAATTGGGGGATTCAAGTGAAATGTCTTTTACATAAAGTTTTTGAATAGCAAAAACGGGCTGAAGCTCTTGTTGTTGTTCGCTCATGGCAAATCCTTATCTTATATTTATATAGGTGGGGTAAAACGTGAGGCGAAATCATCGCACGATTTGTATGTAGATTACTACCGTCTGTCTCGGTTTGATTGTATTACGCAGCTAATAAAGCATCCAGCTCGCCAGCATGATCTAGCGCAGCTAAATCATCAAAACCACCAATATGGCGCTCGCCTATATAAATCTGCGGCACAGTGCGACGATTAGTACGGGTCATCATCTCATCACGGCGCTCAGGATTTAGATCAATCCGTACTTTCTCAATCTCCGTAACGCCTTTTTTGCTTAATAAACGCTCAGCCATCACGCAGTAAGGGCAGACCCCAGTGCTATACATTAAAACATGGGCCATTTTGTGGGTCCTTTAATCATCATTTTGTAATACAAGTACAGATGAGGGCAAATGGCTATTCTACAAGATGCCAACTTTTGGATGTTTCATTTTTTTAAAAAAACAAAGACTTAGGTGTTTTGTTGGTTTTAAGTGCGTAATAGTGGTTGACCTAGTCCGGCAAGGCCCGTATATTTCGGCCTCTCGCTGCAGCGCACACAGCAACACGGTGCTCTAGCAGTAGCGAATGATCTTTAAAAAAATACAGTCGATGAGTGTGAGTGCTTGATTCGGAAGCGAACAAGTGCTTGCATTAGTAAGGAGTGACCAGCGATGGTTGCTCTGAATAAAGTAAGCCAGTAAGTACTAGCTTAGCGATTAAACTAAAGAGTTTGATCCTGGCTCAGATTGAACGCTGGCGGCATGCTTTACACATGCAAGTCGAACGGTAACAGGGTGCTTGCACCGCTGACGAGTGGCGAACGGGTGAGTAATATATCGGAACGTACCTAGTAATGGGGGATAACTATCCGAAAGGATAGCTAATACCGCATACGCCCTGAGGGGGAAAGAGGGGGATCGCAAGACCTCTCGTTATTAGAGCGGCCGATATCAGATTAGCTAGTTGGTGAGGTAAAGGCTCACCAAGGCGACGATCTGTAGCGGGTCTTAGAGGACGATCCGCCACACTGGAACTGAGACACGGTCCAGACTCCTACGGGAGGCAGCAGTGGGGAATCTTGGACAATGGGCGCAAGCCTGATCCAGCAATGCCGCGTGCGTGAAGAAGGCCTTCGGGTTGTAAAGCGCTTTTGTTCGGGAGGAAATCCTAGTGGCTAATATCCATTGGGGATGACAGTACCGGAAGAATAAGGACCGGCTAACTACGTGCCAGCAGCCGCGGTAATACGTAGGGTCCAAGCGTTAATCGGAATTACTGGGCGTAAAGGGTGCGCAGGTGGTTGATTAAGTGTGATGTGAAAGCCCTGGGCTCAACCTGGGAATTGCATTGCAAACTGGTCAACTAGAGTATGGCAGAGGGGGGTGGAATTCCGCGTGTAGCAGTGAAATGCGTAGAGATGCGGAGGAACACCGATGGCGAAGGCAACCCCCTGGGCTAATACTGACACTCATGCACGAAAGCGTGGGGAGCAAACAGGATTAGATACCCTGGTAGTCCACGCCCTAAACGATGTCTACTAGTTGTTGGGGAATTCGTTCCTTAGTAACGCAGCTAACGCGTGAAGTAGACCGCCTGGGGAGTACGGCCGCAAGGCTAAAACTCAAAGGAATTGACGGGGGCCCGCACAAGCGGTGGATGATGTGGATTAATTCGATGCAACGCGAAAAACCTTACCTAGCCTTGACATGTCAAGAATCCCTGAGAGATCGGGGAGTGCCGCAAGGAACTTGAACACAGGTGCTGCATGGCTGTCGTCAGCTCGTGTCGTGAGATGTTGGGTTAAGTCCCGCAACGAGCGCAACCCTTGTCCTTAGTTGCTACCATTTAGTTGGGCACTTTAAGGAGACTGCCGGTGACAAACCGGAGGAAGGTGGGGATGACGTCAAGTCCTCATGGCCCTTATGGCTAGGGCTTCACACGTCATACAATGGTCGGTACAGAGGGTTGCCAAGCCGCGAGGTGGAGCTAATCTCATAAAACCGATCGTAGTCCGGATTGGAGTCTGCAACTCGACTCCATGAAGTCGGAATCGCTAGTAATCGCGGATCAGCATGTCGCGGTGAATACGTTCCCGGGCCTTGTACACACCGCCCGTCACACCATGGGAATGGGTTTCACCAGAAGTAGGTAGGCTAACCGTAAGGAGGCCGCTTACCACGGTGGGATTCATGACTGGGGTGAAGTCGTAACAAGGTAGCCGTAGGGGAACCTGCGGCTGGATCACCTCCTTTCAAGAGAAAGTCTTTTGGATTGAGTACTCACACTCATCGACTGTAAGTTTAAGGATTGTGATTGAAGGATTTAGAACTCATGCGATTAAAAAGTCACATTAGTTCTGATTGCTTCACAGCAAGCCAGTACATTGATCTTTAAAAAAATAGAAGAAGTAATACTCAAATTTAGAAATAAATAAGGGTAGATTGTATCAAAATCGATTGTTCGAAGTCAGAAATGAATAATCGATGTCGCAAACAAAGCGAAATCAGATACTTTGAATGTGTGGATCGTTTCGGCGATTCAGCGCATTGGAAAGCGAGCGAGAAAGTCGAGGGCAAGGCAAGAAAGGACGAGGAACCGGAGTTTACGTATGTAAATGAGGATTTCGAGTCGTTTTTTAACGCAGTCATCGGGTTTCGTAGCCGCTTTACAAGCGACTGAACACGTGTTTGAGGTTATAGGATCAAGCGACTAAGTGCATCTGGTGGATGCCTTGGCGATGATAGGCGAAGAAGGACGCGTTAGCCTGCGAAAAGCACGGGGGAGCTGGCAAATAAGCATTGATCCCGTGATATCCGAATGGGGAAACCCGGCCCTTTTGGGTCACTCATCACTGAATACATAGGTGATGTAGAGCGAACTCGGCGAACTGAAACATCTAAGTAGCCGAAGGAAAAGAAATCAACCGAGATTCCCAAAGTAGTGGCGAGCGAAATGGGAAGAGCCTGCATGTGATAAATCAAACTTTAGTGGAACAGTCTGGAAAGTCTGGCGACAGTGGGTGATAGCCCCGTACACGAAAGAGATTGGTTGGTACTAAGCATGCGACAAGTAGGGCGGGACACGAGAAATCCTGTTTGAAGATGGGGGGACCATCCTCCAAGGCTAAATACTCATCATCGACCGATAGTGAACCAGTACCGTGAGGGAAAGGCGAAAAGAACCCCGGGAGGGGAGTGAAATAGAACCTGAAACCGGATGCATACAAACAGTGGGAGCCCTTGCAAAATGGGGTGACTGCGTACCTTTTGTATAATGGGTCAGCGACTTACGTTCAGTAGCAAGCTTAACCGAGTAGGGGAGGCGTAGGGAAACCGAGTCCGAATAGGGCGCATAGTTGCTGGGCGTAGACCCGAAACCAAGTGATCTATCCATGGCCAGGATGAAGCTGCGGTAAAACGCAGTGGAGGTCCGAACCCACTAATGTTGCAAAATTAGGGGATGAGCTGTGGATAGGGGTGAAAGGCTAAACAAACTTGGAAATAGCTGGTTCTCCTCGAAAACTATTTAGGTAGTGCCTCATGTATCACTGACGGGGGTAAAGCACTGTTATGGCTAGGGGGTCATCGCGACTTACCAAACCATGGCAAACTCTGAATACCGTCAAGTGCGAGCATGGGAGACAGACTGTGGGTGCTAACGTCCATGGTCAAGAGGGAAACAACCCAGATCGCCGTCTAAGGTCCCAAATAATCAGTTAAGTGGAAAACGAGGTGGGAAGGCATAGACAGCCAGGATGTTGGCTTAGAAGCAGCCATCATTTAAAGAAAGCGTAATAGCTCACTGGTCGAGTCGTCCTGCGCGGAAGATGTAACGGGGCTCAAACTGATAACCGAAGACGCGAATATGCACGATGTGCATATGGTAGAGGAGCGTTCCGTAGGCCTGCGAAGGTGTCTTGAGAAGGATGCTGGAGGTATCGGAAGTGCGAATGCTGACATGAGTAGCGATAATGCGGGTGAAAAGCCCGCACACCGAAAACCCAAGGTTTCCTGCGCAACGTTCATCGGCGCAGGGTGAGTCGGCCCCTAAGGCGAGGCAGAAATGCGTAGTCGATGGACAACGGGTTAATATTCCCGTACCGATATAAAGTGCGATGGGGGGACGGAGAAAGGTAGGTCAGCCCACTGTTGGAATAGTGGGTTTAAGCGAGTAGGCGTGTGGCTTAGGCAAATCCGGGCTGCTATAACGCTGAGACGTGACGACGAAGTCCTCGGACTGAAGTGATTGATCCTATGCTTCCAAGAAAAGCCTCTAAGCTTCAGCTTTATATTGACCGTACCGCAAACCGACACAGGTGGGTAGGAAGAGAATTCTAAGGTGCTTGAGAGAACTCAGGAGAAGGAACTCGGCAAATTATCACCGTAACTTCGGGAGAAGGTGAGCCCATATTAAGTGAAAGCCCTTGCGGCTGGAGCTGAAATGGGTCGCAGAGAAATGGGGGCTGCGACTGTTTATCAAAAACACAGCACTCTGCAAAGTCGAAAGACGACGTATAGGGTGTGACGCCTGCCCGGTGCTGGAAGATTAAATGATGGGGTGCAAGCTCTTGACTGAAGTCCCAGTAAACGGCGGCCGTAACTATAACGGTCCTAAGGTAGCGAAATTCCTTGTCGGGTAAGTTCCGACCCGCACGAATGGCGTAACGATGGCCCTACTGTCTCCTCCTGAGACTCAGCGAAGTTGAAATGTTTGTGAAGATGCAATCTCCCCGCTGCTAGACGGAAAGACCCCGTGAACCTTTACTGTAGCTTTGCATTGGACTTTGAAGTGGTTTGTGTAGGATAGGTGGGAGGCATTGAAGCATGGACGCTAGTCTGTGTGGAGCCAACCTTGAAATACCACCCTGACCCCTTTGAGGTTCTAACCTTGGTCCGTTATCCGGATCGGGGACCGTGCATGGTAGGCAGTTTGACTGGGGCGGTCTCCTCCCAAATTGTAACGGAGGAGCTCGAAGGTCGCCTAGGTACGGTCGGACATCGTACTGATAGTGTAATGGCATAAGGCGGCTTAACTGCGAGACAGACAAGTCGAGCAGGTGCGAAAGCAGGACATAGTGATCCGGTGGTTCTGAATGGAAGGGCCATCGCTCAACGGATAAAAGGTACTCCGGGGATAACAGGCTGATTCCGCCCAAGAGTTCACATCGACGGCGGAGTTTGGCACCTCGATGTCGGCTCATCACATCCTGGGGCTGTAGCCGGTCCCAAGGGTATGGCTGTTCGCCATTTAAAGTGGTACGTGAGCTGGGTTCAAAACGTCGTGAGACAGTTTGGTCCCTATCTGCAGTGGGCGTTGGAAATTTGAGGGGGGC
This genomic interval from Iodobacter fluviatilis contains the following:
- a CDS encoding SH3 domain-containing protein, producing the protein MHKPLIKLSVIAALVLSANAAFALEYRSVARHGTVLSEAPSNEAKKLFLVSKGMPLELLAEQGDWARVRDKAGGLAWLKKSELSAKHTVQVLREANIYKMADAKSPLLYRAGKDLLLDLQDNTRTGWLKVRHRDGVIGFIRIEEVWGV
- the secB gene encoding protein-export chaperone SecB; the encoded protein is MSEQQQELQPVFAIQKLYVKDISLESPNSPQAFLEQAEPEFNIQFRNQARSFDNGFFEVSLTVTAQATVEDRTIFLVEVTQNGLFNIENVPEGEMDPLLGIGCPSILFPYLREAVSDLTTRAGFPPLMLQPINFEAIYLQQRQQAEEQAANAQTTH
- the grxC gene encoding glutaredoxin 3 → MAHVLMYSTGVCPYCVMAERLLSKKGVTEIEKVRIDLNPERRDEMMTRTNRRTVPQIYIGERHIGGFDDLAALDHAGELDALLAA